One Burkholderia thailandensis E264 genomic window carries:
- a CDS encoding MFS transporter — protein MPFTDNSRAANAPLRTRASFRKIVVASVTGNAMEWYDFFVYGTAAALVFGELFFPPDAPPLVATLAAFAAFALGFVARPFGGVVFAHLGDRRGRKTSLVWTLMLMGASTFAIGLLPTYAQAGFWSPAALVALRLLQGIASGGEWGGGVLMISENAPADRRGYYAAWSQLGVGAGFVLSCAAFLAAQTLPHDAFVRWGWRVPFIASVAIFAFGLQVRRSLPETKDFERASERRAAPHMPIVEVLRRHPKEVLLAMGLRIAENGGAYVFLAFSLVYGRRIGVPNRVMLIGVMCAMVVEMAAMLGWGHLSDRIGRKPVYLIGAASLVAAAFPFFWLIDTREPLLVCLALTLGAALSHGAMIGTLPALVGELFSTEVRYSGVALGHEVASIFAGGLSPVIATALLARYHAAWPVLLLLVAMGAVTLVTLAFIRETRHVPRRAADAKPEAA, from the coding sequence ATGCCGTTCACCGACAATTCGCGCGCGGCGAACGCGCCGTTGCGCACGCGCGCCAGTTTCAGAAAGATCGTCGTCGCGTCCGTGACGGGCAACGCGATGGAGTGGTACGACTTCTTCGTCTACGGCACCGCCGCCGCGCTCGTGTTCGGCGAGCTGTTCTTTCCGCCGGATGCGCCGCCGCTCGTCGCGACGCTCGCCGCATTCGCGGCGTTCGCGCTCGGCTTCGTCGCCCGGCCGTTCGGCGGCGTCGTGTTCGCGCACCTCGGAGACCGCCGCGGCCGCAAGACCTCGCTCGTCTGGACGCTGATGCTGATGGGCGCGTCGACGTTCGCGATCGGCCTGCTGCCCACCTATGCGCAGGCGGGCTTCTGGTCGCCCGCCGCACTCGTCGCGCTGCGGCTGCTGCAAGGCATCGCGTCCGGCGGCGAATGGGGCGGCGGCGTGCTGATGATCAGCGAAAACGCGCCGGCCGATCGCCGAGGCTATTACGCGGCCTGGAGCCAACTGGGCGTGGGCGCGGGATTCGTGCTGTCGTGCGCCGCGTTTCTCGCCGCGCAGACGCTGCCGCACGACGCGTTCGTGCGCTGGGGCTGGCGCGTGCCGTTCATCGCGAGCGTCGCGATCTTCGCGTTCGGCCTCCAGGTGCGCCGCAGCCTGCCGGAGACGAAGGACTTCGAGCGCGCGAGCGAACGGCGCGCGGCGCCGCACATGCCGATCGTCGAAGTGCTCCGGCGCCATCCGAAGGAAGTGCTGCTCGCGATGGGGCTGCGTATCGCCGAAAACGGCGGCGCATACGTGTTCCTCGCGTTCTCGCTCGTCTATGGCAGGCGCATCGGCGTGCCGAACCGGGTGATGCTGATAGGCGTGATGTGCGCGATGGTCGTCGAAATGGCCGCGATGCTCGGCTGGGGCCATCTGTCCGATCGCATCGGCCGCAAGCCCGTCTATCTGATCGGCGCGGCGAGCCTCGTCGCGGCCGCGTTTCCGTTCTTCTGGCTGATCGACACGCGCGAGCCGCTCCTCGTCTGTCTCGCGCTCACGCTCGGCGCGGCGCTCAGCCACGGCGCGATGATCGGCACGCTGCCCGCGCTCGTCGGTGAGCTGTTCAGCACCGAAGTCCGCTATTCGGGCGTCGCGCTCGGCCACGAAGTCGCTTCGATCTTCGCGGGCGGGCTGTCGCCCGTCATCGCGACCGCGCTGCTCGCCCGCTATCACGCCGCGTGGCCGGTGTTGCTGCTGCTCGTCGCGATGGGCGCCGTCACGCTCGTCACGCTCGCTTTCATCCGCGAGACGCGCCACGTGCCGCGCCGCGCCGCCGACGCGAAGCCGGAAGCCGCATGA
- the wecB gene encoding non-hydrolyzing UDP-N-acetylglucosamine 2-epimerase: MKKILLAFGTRPEAIKMAPLVRTLQTRADVDARVCVTAQHRQMLDQVLSLFGIAPAYDLNVMRQSQTLADVTTGILQTIGAVFDDFEPDLVLVHGDTTTTLAVSLAAFYRYLPIGHVEAGLRSGDIWSPWPEELNRRVTDAVSSWHFAPTERAQHNLFSEGVPTDGVVLTGNTVIDALHDVKRMIEADAPLAREIAARFPFLGRDERVVLITGHRRESFGEPFAHFCDALRTLALRYPDVRFVYPLHLNPNVQEPAHSLLDGLPNIHLIAPQEYLSFVFLMSRARFIITDSGGIQEEGPALGKPVLVTRDTTERPEAIQAGTARLVGTNTERIVSEASRLLDDDDAYDEMSHATNPYGDGHASERIVHALMSKPHASDTARFPLAAIEAPCNALALGLRALRSA; encoded by the coding sequence ATGAAGAAAATCCTGCTTGCGTTCGGCACTCGTCCCGAGGCCATCAAGATGGCGCCGCTCGTGCGCACGCTGCAAACGCGAGCCGATGTCGACGCGCGGGTGTGCGTGACCGCCCAGCATCGGCAGATGCTCGACCAGGTGCTTTCGCTGTTCGGCATCGCGCCCGCATACGATCTGAACGTGATGCGGCAAAGCCAGACGCTCGCCGACGTGACGACGGGCATCCTTCAGACGATCGGCGCCGTGTTCGACGATTTCGAGCCGGACCTCGTGCTCGTGCACGGCGACACGACGACGACGCTCGCGGTGAGCCTCGCCGCGTTCTACCGTTACTTGCCGATCGGGCATGTCGAAGCGGGGCTGCGCAGCGGCGACATCTGGTCGCCGTGGCCCGAGGAACTCAACCGGCGCGTGACGGACGCCGTGTCGTCGTGGCACTTCGCGCCGACCGAGCGCGCGCAGCACAACCTGTTCAGCGAAGGCGTGCCGACGGATGGCGTCGTGCTGACCGGCAACACGGTGATCGACGCGCTGCACGACGTGAAGCGCATGATCGAAGCCGACGCGCCGCTCGCGCGCGAAATCGCCGCGCGGTTTCCGTTTCTCGGCCGCGACGAGCGCGTCGTGCTGATCACCGGCCATCGGCGCGAGAGTTTCGGCGAGCCGTTCGCGCATTTCTGCGACGCGCTGCGCACGCTCGCGCTCCGCTATCCGGATGTGCGCTTCGTCTATCCGCTGCATCTGAACCCGAACGTGCAAGAGCCCGCGCACTCGCTGCTCGACGGCCTGCCGAACATCCATCTGATCGCGCCGCAGGAATATCTGTCGTTCGTCTTCCTGATGTCGCGCGCGCGTTTCATCATCACCGATTCGGGCGGCATTCAGGAAGAAGGGCCCGCGCTCGGCAAGCCGGTGCTCGTCACGCGAGACACGACCGAGCGGCCGGAGGCGATCCAGGCGGGCACCGCGAGGCTCGTCGGCACGAACACCGAGCGCATCGTCAGCGAGGCGTCCCGGCTGCTCGACGACGACGACGCATACGATGAGATGTCGCACGCGACGAATCCGTATGGCGACGGCCACGCGAGCGAGCGGATCGTCCATGCGCTGATGAGCAAGCCGCATGCGAGCGACACGGCGCGCTTCCCGCTCGCCGCGATCGAAGCGCCGTGCAACGCGCTCGCGCTCGGCCTGCGTGCGCTGAGGTCCGCATGA
- a CDS encoding 3-hydroxybutyryl-CoA dehydrogenase, producing the protein MNAADVSRAHVLGAGRMGQGIALAFAFAGLHVTLIDFKARDAAARVAFDAAARAAIGRQLDALSVLCEVAPQQAAQVLARIDIVDRAAASAALAACDVLFEAAPEVLDAKSAALQWAEAYLRTDAVIASTTSTFLVTDLQRCVAHPARLLNAHWLNPAHLMPLVEISRSDATDPAAVALLSALLERIGKRPVVCGPSPGYIVPRIQALAMNEAARMVEEGVASADAIDQAIRTGFGLRFAVLGLLEFIDWGGCDTLYYASHYLAREIGPRFAPAAVVSRHMETGRDGIRSGAGFYDYAGRDVPAYVRRRLSEFGALLVHLGLVPVLDGARGERRE; encoded by the coding sequence ATGAACGCCGCTGACGTGTCGCGCGCGCACGTGCTGGGCGCCGGGCGCATGGGGCAGGGCATCGCGCTGGCGTTCGCGTTCGCCGGCCTGCATGTGACGCTGATCGATTTCAAGGCGCGCGACGCGGCGGCGCGGGTGGCGTTCGATGCTGCCGCGCGCGCCGCCATCGGCCGCCAACTGGACGCGTTGAGCGTGCTGTGCGAGGTCGCGCCGCAGCAGGCGGCACAGGTGCTCGCGCGCATCGACATCGTCGATCGCGCTGCCGCGAGCGCGGCGCTCGCGGCTTGCGACGTGCTGTTCGAAGCGGCGCCGGAAGTGCTCGACGCGAAGTCCGCCGCCCTGCAATGGGCCGAGGCGTATCTGCGCACGGACGCGGTGATCGCCTCGACGACGTCGACATTTCTCGTCACCGACCTGCAGCGATGCGTCGCGCATCCGGCGCGCCTCTTGAACGCGCACTGGCTGAATCCGGCGCATCTGATGCCGCTCGTCGAGATCAGCCGCAGCGACGCCACCGATCCCGCAGCCGTCGCGTTGCTGAGCGCGCTGCTCGAGAGGATCGGCAAGCGGCCGGTCGTCTGCGGGCCGTCGCCCGGCTACATCGTGCCGCGCATCCAGGCGCTGGCGATGAACGAGGCGGCACGGATGGTCGAAGAGGGCGTCGCGAGCGCCGATGCGATCGATCAGGCGATCCGGACCGGCTTCGGCCTGCGTTTCGCGGTGCTGGGGCTGCTCGAGTTCATCGATTGGGGCGGTTGCGACACCCTCTATTACGCGTCGCATTACCTCGCGCGCGAGATCGGCCCGCGCTTCGCGCCGGCCGCCGTCGTGAGCCGCCACATGGAGACCGGGCGCGACGGCATCCGGTCGGGCGCGGGCTTCTACGATTACGCGGGGCGCGACGTGCCCGCCTATGTCCGGCGGCGCTTGAGCGAGTTCGGTGCGCTGCTCGTGCATCTCGGGCTCGTACCGGTGCTCGACGGCGCGCGCGGTGAGCGGCGCGAGTGA